One genomic region from Prunus persica cultivar Lovell chromosome G3, Prunus_persica_NCBIv2, whole genome shotgun sequence encodes:
- the LOC18781928 gene encoding UDP-glycosyltransferase 90A1, giving the protein MQLDFEKTLQTLPRVSFLVSDSFFWWTVDSAAKFGFPRFVFYGFANFPMAVGKVVAENRLLEGPESDTELITVTQFPWIKITKRDFHESFRDSSADAAQHEAFEFNMRRVVATVRSFGMIVNSFYELEPVFTDYWNTECGPRAWCVKGQDKFRIIYFA; this is encoded by the coding sequence ATGCAACTCGACTTCGAGAAGACCCTCCAGACGCTTCCACGTGTCAGCTTCTTGGTCTCCGACTCCTTCTTCTGGTGGACCGTCGACTCCGCCGCCAAGTTCGGCTTCCCCAGATTCGTCTTCTACGGTTTCGCTAACTTCCCCATGGCGGTGGGCAAAGTCGTCGCCGAGAACCGGCTCCTGGAGGGGCCCGAGTCGGACACCGAGTTAATCACGGTGACTCAGTTTCCTTGGATCAAAATTACTAAAAGGGACTTCCACGAATCTTTTAGAGACAGTAGCGCTGATGCTGCTCAACACGAAGCCTTTGAGTTCAACATGAGACGTGTGGTGGCAACCGTCCGTAGCTTCGGCATGATCGTCAACAGTTTCTATGAGCTCGAGCCAGTCTTCACCGACTACTGGAACACTGAGTGTGGCCCCAGGGCCTGGTGTGTGAAAGGACAAGATAAATTTCGTATTATATATTTCGCTTAA
- the LOC18783426 gene encoding protein DSS1 HOMOLOG ON CHROMOSOME V, producing the protein MEKDQKVASEDPKIDLFEDDDEFEEFNINEEWDEKEEGKDSAQQWEDDWDDDDVNDDFSLQLKKELENNAEKS; encoded by the exons ATGGAGAAGGATCAAAAGGTAGCATCCGAAGACCCGAAGATAGATTTGTTTGAAGACGACGACGAGTTCGAAGAATTCAACATCAACGAAG AGTGGGATGAGAAGGAAGAAGGGAAAGATTCAGCACAGCAATGGGAGGATGAttgggatgatgatgatgtcaaCGATGACTTCTCTCTGCAGCTGAAGAAGGAACTAGAGAACAATGCTGAGAAGAGCTAG
- the LOC109948221 gene encoding proline-rich receptor-like protein kinase PERK3 isoform X2, with protein sequence MDESKLLNQNVIVFILITTICYAAFQPSASDCSLHFDFPSPNSTCEEGDWGGFLRKNCCASAFNDYLYALGQRANQTGKIYLNSAEQGSCLASMKDLQKNVFGCGIEKLTSGAGGCSDFSVADVTNRLGDKLKSLEGNCKFQSSDDGKNEQLCGSCVKSWEDIGALPSTYSDPQSIEVETNVCRFAVLVSYTSIKLENKAHLLAVYTCLGSQKFFTNNNQLPPKGNRKISTGLWIVIGGGIVGVFVLVVLAACIVSKKRIQSSPPPKKDAFKDDPFEESGCPKISIEEVYSATNNLSQSNFIGEGTAGKVYKGILSNNQHVAIKHIINDGNVETFAREVTSLSHIRHPNLVTLLGYCVNEDECFLVYELCPNGNLSEWLFGKDRNLPWIQRLEIAIDSARGLSFLHTYPEGCIVHRDIKPTNILLGKNFEAKLSDFGLSKIIELGETYVSSEVRGTFGYVDPDYRSNNHVNSSGDVYSFGIVLLQILSGKKVVNMNLNTPMPLSKMAKGLNRSGGINDFADPKLQGEYSAEAFDLTLQLALSCTALKQRRPSMEQIVATLQEAHDMSTEAKASTPEVSTDTSIQY encoded by the exons ATGGATGAGAGCAAGCTTTTAAACCAAAATGTTATCGTCTTCATCCTCATCACCACCATCTGCTATGCAGCTTTTCAGCCTTCTGCGTCTGATTGCAGCCTTCATTTTGACTTTCCTTCTCCAAATTCAACTTGTGAAGAGGGAGACTGGGGAGGGTTTCTGCGCAAGAACTGCTGCGCTTCAGCGTTCAACGACTACCTCTATGCGCTGGGGCAGAGGGCAAATCAAACCGGAAAAATATATCTCAACTCTGCCGAGCAGGGGAGTTGCTTGGCTTCGATGAAGGATTTGCAGAAGAATGTTTTTGGCTGTGGGATTGAGAAGCTAACAAGTGGTGCCGGGGGCTGTTCTGACTTCTCAGTTGCTGATGTTACTAATAGGTTGGGTGACAAGTTGAAAAGTCTTGAGGGGAACTGTAAGTTTCAGAGTTCTGATGATGGAAAAAATGAGCAGTTGTGTGGTTCCTGTGTGAAGAGTTGGGAAGACATAGGAGCATTGCCTTCCACATACTCCGATCCACAATCTATTGAGGTCGAGACCAATGTTTGCAGGTTTGCAGTCCTGGTGTCATATACAAGCATTAAACTTGAAAATAAAGCGCATCTCCTTGCAGTTTATACCTGCCTTGGATCACAAAAGTTCTTCACCA ATAATAATCAACTACCACCAAAGGGAAATAGGAAAATAAGTACAG GTTTATGGATTGTGATTGGAGGCGGCATCGTAGGTGTCTTCGTTTTAGTAGTACTAGCTGCATGCATTGTATCAAAGAAACGTATCCAATCAAGTCCACCACCAAAAAAAGACG CATTTAAGGATGATCCTTTCGAAGAGTCAGGCTGTCCAAAAATTTCTATCGAGGAAGTGTATTCTGCTACAAACAATCTAAGCCAATCAAATTTCATTGGTGAAGGAACTGCTG GGAAGGTGTATAAAGGAATACTGTCAAATAATCAGCATGTAGCAATTAAGCACATCATCAATGATGGAAATGTGGAGACATTTGCCAGAGAAGTTACAAGCTTATCACACATTAGACATCCCAACCTCGTTACTTTGCTTGGTTATTGCGTAAACGAAGATGAGTGTTTCCTTGTCTACGAGCTTTGTCCCAATGGAAACCTCTCAGAATGGCTTTTTG GGAAAGATAGGAACCTGCCCTGGATCCAGAGGCTTGAGATTGCGATTGATAGTGCTCGAGGTCTATCATTTCTCCACACATATCCAGAAGGCTGCATTGTCCATCGCGATATCAAG CCAACAAACATTCTCCTTGGGAAGAATTTTGAAGCCAAGCTATCAGACTTTGGACTCTCTAAGATCATTGAACTGGGTGAAACCTATGTGAGTTCCGAAGTGAGAGGAACTTTCGGTTACGTTGATCCTGACTATCGGAGCAACAACCATGTAAATTCATCAGGAGATGTCTACAGCTTTGGAATTGTACTTCTACAAATCCTATCGGGGAAGAAGGTTGTCAACATGAATCTGAACACACCAATGCCATTAAGTAAAATG GCTAAAGGCCTCAACAGAAGTGGCGGCATCAATGATTTTGCTGATCCTAAACTTCAAGGAGAATACTCAGCGGAAGCTTTTGATCTCACACTTCAGTTGGCTCTGTCATGTACAGCACTCAAACAACGAAGACCTTCCATGGAGCAAATTGTTGCAACATTACAAGAGGCCCATGACATGTCAACAGAGGCAAAGGCCTCCACTCCTGAAGTTTCAACAGATACTAGCATTCAGTATTGA
- the LOC18781944 gene encoding cyclic nucleotide-gated ion channel 18: MNRIIATPASKFRPLHPNSNPNNADSSGVAIPVEEHPLQILWNHQVLDPDSDIVAHWNHVFLVICIFALFIDPLYFYLPNVDGPACLSSNNELAVVVTCFRTFTDLFYLLHMIIKFRTAYVNPSSRVFGRGELVMDPRQIAIRYLKSDFVVDLAATIPVPQIVIWLVIPATRNSRADHANSTLALFVLTQYVPRIFLIFPLNQRIIKTTGVVAKTAWAGAAYNLLLFMLASHIVGAVWYLSSIGRQFSCWRQECRRESESMIVSCLTSFLDCNSMELPERKYWLNVTEVVSNCDAENEKNIKFKFGIFGDAFKNDVANSRFFEKYLYCFWWGLRNLSSYGQTLKTSTYLWEIMFSIVLCLTGLILFSLLIGNMQTYLQSMSIKFEEWRIKQTDTEEWMRHRQLPEDLRDRVRRFMQYKWFATRGVDEESILRSLPLDLCHEIQRHLCLNLVRRVPFFSQMDDQLLDAICERLVSSLSIQGTHIVQEGDPVTEMLFIIRGKLESSTTNGGRSGFFNSIALGPGDFCGEELLTWALMPSSSLNLPSSTRTVRALTEVEAFALRAEDLKFVAGQFKRLHSKKLQHAFRYYSHQWRTWGACFIQAAWRRFKKRKMARDLAMQESFYYMQIPGQEEEGYYYYDEEQADGNYENNENGGRSGESTSNTGSHIGVTFLASKFAANTKRGIAQKAQAVEAASTSLGMPRLFKPDEPDFSVE; this comes from the exons ATGAATAGAATAATCGCCACGCCGGCCTCCAAATTCCGCCCCCTCCACCCCAACAGCAACCCTAACAACGCCGACAGCTCCGGCGTAGCCATCCCAGTGGAAGAGCACCCGCTCCAAATCCTATGGAACCACCAAGTCCTCGACCCGGACAGCGACATCGTAGCCCACTGGAACCACGTCTTCCTCGTCATTTGCATCTTCGCCCTCTTCATCGACCCTCTCTACTTCTACCTTCCCAACGTCGACGGCCCCGCTTGCTTGTCCTCCAACAACGAACTCGCTGTCGTCGTCACCTGCTTCCGCACCTTCACCGATCTCTTCTACCTCCTCCACATGATCATCAAATTCCGTACCGCCTACGTCAATCCCAGTTCTAGGGTTTTCGGCCGCGGCGAGCTCGTCATGGACCCCCGCCAGATTGCCATCCGCTACTTGAAATCCGACTTCGTCGTCGATCTTGCTGCCACCATTCCAGTACCGCAG ATTGTTATCTGGTTAGTGATTCCGGCCACCAGGAATTCGAGAGCTGATCATGCCAACAGCACTCTGGCTCTGTTCGTTCTGACTCAGTATGTTCCTCGAATCTTCCTCATCTTTCCTCTGAATCAGCGCATCATCAAGACCACCGGCGTTGTGGCGAAGACTGCGTGGGCAGGAGCTGCATACAATCTCCTTCTTTTCATGCTAGCCAGTCAT ATAGTTGGAGCTGTGTGGTATCTATCGTCCATAGGGCGGCAGTTCTCTTGTTGGAGACAGGAGTGTAGAAGGGAGAGCGAGTCCATGATTGTGTCTTGCCTTACTAGTTTTCTGGATTGTAATAGCATGGAGCTACCAGAACGGAAATATTGGCTCAACGTCACCGAAGTTGTTTCGAATTGTGATGCAGAGAATgagaaaaatatcaaatttaagTTTGGAATCTTTGGGGATGCTTTCAAGAATGATGTGGCGAACTCGCGCTTCTTTGAGAAGTACTTGTATTGTTTTTGGTGGGGTTTAAGAAACTTAAG TTCCTACGGGCAGACCTTGAAGACGAGCACATATCTTTGGGAAATAATGTTTTCCATTGTTCTCTGTCTTACTGGTTTAATTCTTTTCTCACTATTGATTGGAAACATGCAG ACTTATCTGCAATCGATGTCGATAAAATTCGAAGAATGGAGGATTAAGCAAACAGATACTGAGGAGTGGATGAGACATCGCCAATTACCTGAGGATTTGCGAGACCGTGTACGCCGATTTATGCAATACAAATGGTTTGCCACACGAGGAGTCGATGAAGAATCCATATTGCGCTCATTGCCTTTAGACCTCTGCCATGAAATCCAGCGACACTTATGCCTTAACCTTGTTCGTCGT GTCccttttttttcacaaatggACGACCAGCTTCTTGATGCCATATGTGAACGTCTTGTCTCATCCTTGAGTATCCAAGGCACACATATAGTTCAAGAGGGTGACCCAGTAACTGAGATGTTGTTTATCATTAGAGGGAAACTTGAGAGCTCCACAACCAATGGAGGGAGGTCTGGGTTCTTTAACTCCATCGCTCTTGGACCGGGCGACTTCTGCGGTGAGGAACTCTTGACATGGGCCTTGATGCCAAGCTCTAGCCTTAATCTGCCTTCTTCCACTCGGACTGTGAGAGCCTTAACCGAAGTTGAAGCTTTTGCACTTCGAGCCGAGGACCTTAAATTCGTTGCAGGTCAGTTCAAGCGCCTTCACAGCAAGAAACTACAGCATGCGTTTAGGTACTATTCCCACCAATGGAGGACATGGGGTGCTTGCTTCATACAAGCCGCTTGGAGAAGGtttaagaagagaaagatggCAAGGGACTTGGCTATGCAGGAGAGCTTCTACTATATGCAAATCCCAGGCCAAGAGGAAGAGGGTTACTACTACTATGATGAAGAACAAGCAGATGGAAATTATGAGAataatgagaatggtgggagaTCAGGGGAGAGTACAAGCAATACCGGCTCGCATATTGGGGTCACATTTCTGGCTTCCAAATTTGCTGCAAATACGAAAAGAGGAATTGCCCAGAAAGCTCAGGCGGTTGAGGCTGCTTCTACCAGTTTGGGGATGCCTCGTTTGTTTAAGCCAGATGAACCTGATTTCTCTGTAGAATGA
- the LOC18782355 gene encoding potassium transporter 8 — protein sequence MDLEGVVRNHPIKKDSWKTLLTLAYQSLGVVYGDLSTSPLYVYKSTFAEDIHHSETNEEIYGVLSFVFWTLTLIPLVKYVFIVLRADDNGEGGTFALYSLLSRHARVSSLPNCQLADEELSEYTKDGVVSTSNSAFGSSLKSTLEKHRVLQKVLLILALIGTCMVIGDGVLTPAISVFSAVSGLELSMSKEQHRYVEVPVACVILIFLFALQHYGTHRVGFLFAPVVITWLFCISSIGVYNIFRWNRQVYQALSPYYMYKFLKKTQKGGWMSLGGILLCMTGSEAMFADLGHFSQLSIKIAFTFVVYPSLILAYMGQAAYLSEHHVIQSDYRIGFYESVPEKIRWPVLAIAILAAVVGSQAIITGTFSIIKQCSSLGCFPRVKIIHTSSKIHGQIYIPEINWTLMLLCLAVTIGFRDTKSMGNASGLAVITVMLVTTCLMSLVIVLCWHKSIFLAICFILFFGSIEALYFSASLIKFREGAWVPIALSFIFLVVMYVWHYGTFKKYEFDVQNKVSINWLLSLGPTLGIVRVRGIGLIHTELVSGIPAIFSHFVTNLPAFHQVVVFLCIKSVPVPHVGPEERFLVGRVGPKEYRLYRCIARYGYRDVHKDDIEFERDLVCSIAEFIRSERPECDVSLEKLEDDEKMTVVGTSSSNLDGIRMSVDDADFSEMASTSELQEIRPTEKPKKRVRFVVPESPQIDREAVEELQELMEAREAGMAFILGHSYVKAKRGSNLMKKLVINVGYDFLRRNFRGPTYALSIPHASTLEVGMVYHV from the exons ATGGATCTGGAGGGTGTGGTCCGTAACCATCCAATTAAG AAAGATTCATGGAAGACACTGTTAACTTTAGCTTATCAGAGCTTGGGAGTTGTCTATGGAGATTTAAGCACTTCTCCTTTGTATGTTTACAAGAGCACTTTTGCAGAGGACATTCATCATTCAGAGACTAATGAGGAGATTTATGGGGTTCTCTCTTTTGTATTCTGGACACTGACGCTGATACCTTTAGTGAAATATGTGTTTATCGTGCTTAGAGCTGATGATAATGGTGAAGGTGGGACTTTTGCTCTGTATTCACTGTTATCCCGGCATGCCCGAGTGAGCTCCTTGCCCAATTGCCAGCTTGCAGATGAGGAGCTATCAGAGTACACTAAAGATGGTGTTGTTTCAACCAGTAACAGTGCTTTTGGGTCGAGTTTAAAATCCACATTGGAGAAGCATAGAGTGCTGCAAAAGGTGCTTCTTATTCTGGCTTTGATTGGGACTTGTATGGTTATTGGTGATGGGGTGCTCACACCAGCAATTTCTG TTTTTTCGGCTGTTTCGGGTCTGGAGCTTTCCATGTCAAAAGAGCAGCATCGAT ATGTTGAAGTCCCAGTTGCTTGTGTTATactcatatttttgtttgccCTTCAACATTACGGGACCCACCGGGTAGGGTTCTTGTTTGCCCCAGTTGTGATCACTTGGCTTTTCTGCATCAGTTCCATTGGTGTATACAACATCTTCCGTTGGAATCGCCAAGTTTATCAAGCACTCTCTCCATATTACATGTACAAATTTTTGAAGAAGACCCAAAAGGGAGGTTGGATGTCCTTGGGTGGTATACTGTTGTGCATGACAG GCTCGGAAGCTATGTTTGCTGATCTTGGACACTTTTCACAGTTGTCAATCAAG ATTGCTTTCACCTTTGTGGTTTACCCATCCTTGATTCTAGCATATATGGGACAAGCTGCATACCTTTCTGAGCATCATGTCATACAGAGTGACTATCGGATTGGATTCTATGAATCAGTTCCTG AGAAAATAAGATGGCCTGTTTTGGCAATAGCCATACTTGCTGCAGTGGTGGGAAGTCAAGCCATCATAACTGGAACCTTTTCGATAATCAAACAATGTTCTTCTTTGGGTTGCTTTCCAAGGGTCAAGATTATCCACACATCTTCTAAAATACATGGACAAATTTACATCCCAGAGATTAACTGGACATTAATGTTGCTATGCTTGGCTGTTACCATTGGTTTTAGAGACACAAAATCCATGGGCAATGCATCAG GTTTGGCCGTTATAACTGTCATGCTGGTAACTACCTGCCTTATGTCTCTAGTCATAGTCTTGTGCTGGCACAAAAGCATCTTCCTGGCAATTTGCTTTATATTATTCTTCGGCTCCATTGAGGCACTCTACTTCTCAGCATCGCTCATAAAGTTTCGTGAAGGGGCTTGGGTCCCCATTGCTCTTTCATTCATCTTCTTAGTGGTTATGTATGTTTGGCACTATGGCACATTCAAGAAATATGAGTTTGATGTCCAAAATAAAGTCTCCATCAACTGGCTCCTCAGTTTAGGTCCTACTCTGGGGATTGTTAGGGTCCGGGGGATTGGCCTTATACATACTGAGCTCGTTTCTGGGATCCCAGCTATTTTCTCTCACTTTGTTACCAACCTCCCTGCTTTCCACCAGGTTGTAGTTTTCCTCTGCATCAAGTCCGTCCCAGTCCCACATGTCGGACCTGAGGAAAGATTCTTAGTGGGACGAGTTGGTCCTAAGGAATACCGGCTCTATAGATGCATAGCACGCTATGGTTATCGTGATGTTCACAAGGATGACATTGAATTTGAAAGAGATCTCGTTTGTAGTATTGCAGAATTCATTCGGTCAGAGAGACCAGAATGTGATGTCAGTCTAGAAAAActggaagacgatgagaaaatGACAGTTGTTGGGACTTCATCATCAAATTTAGATGGCATAAGAATGTCTGTAGATGATGCAGATTTCTCTGAAATGGCAAGCACCTCAGAGTTGCAGGAGATAAGGCCTACAGAAAAGCCCAAGAAGAGGGTGAGATTTGTTGTTCCAGAGTCTCCACAAATTGATAGGGAGGCAGTAGAGGAGTTGCAGGAACTGATGGAAGCAAGGGAGGCAGGAATGGCATTTATATTGGGCCACTCATATGTGAAGGCAAAGAGAGGATCCaatttgatgaagaaactAGTGATCAATGTCGGGTATGATTTCTTGCGGAGAAACTTTCGGGGGCCAACTTATGCTTTAAGCATTCCTCATGCATCTACTCTAGAGGTAGGGATGGTCTACCATGTTTAG
- the LOC109948338 gene encoding uncharacterized protein LOC109948338, with amino-acid sequence METSSMERSGKMDRGGETSKGGYSDSGYLDGCERSSHRAPATESGHMSVEHMVSESSDDNGVDIIAPRKEDVMGKEFKMIKLAEEYYMSYAKGIGFSGRKNKLVRNSEGKVCRRRWCCSKEGLRNEKFNDRSNRMVDILISIVLFVFALYINQRSVVKLCSVCTQGISICIEHMQLHDDDAMQVLLCANP; translated from the exons ATGGAAACATCAA GCATGGAGAGGTCTGGTAAGATGGACAGGGGTGGAGAGACATCAAAGGGTGGTTATAGTGATTCAGGGTATTTGGATGGTTGTGAAAGGTCAAGTCACAGGGCACCGGCAACAGAGAGTGGGCATATGTCGGTCGAACATATGGTTAGTGAAAGTAGTGATGATAATGGTGTTGACATTATTGCACCGAGGAAAGAAGATGTTATGGGGAAAGAgtttaaaatgataaaattagCGGAAGAATATTATATGAGTTATGCGAAGGGCATTGGATTTAGCgggagaaaaaacaaattggttcGAAATTCGGAAGGGAAAGTATGTAGGAGACGGTGGTGTTGTTCTAAAGAAGGTTTGAGAAATGAGAAGTTTAATGATCGATCAAATAGGATGGTAGATATTTTAATAAGCAtagttttgtttgtctttgcgCTATACATTAATCAGCGTAGCGTTGTTAAGCTTTGTTCAGTTTGCACACAGGGGATCAGTATTTGCATTGAacacatgcaattgcatgacgATGATGCAATGCAAGTCCTTCTGTGCGCAAACCCCTAA
- the LOC109948221 gene encoding proline-rich receptor-like protein kinase PERK3 isoform X1 has product MDESKLLNQNVIVFILITTICYAAFQPSASDCSLHFDFPSPNSTCEEGDWGGFLRKNCCASAFNDYLYALGQRANQTGKIYLNSAEQGSCLASMKDLQKNVFGCGIEKLTSGAGGCSDFSVADVTNRLGDKLKSLEGNCKFQSSDDGKNEQLCGSCVKSWEDIGALPSTYSDPQSIEVETNVCRFAVLVSYTSIKLENKAHLLAVYTCLGSQKFFTNNNQLPPKGNRKISTGLWIVIGGGIVGVFVLVVLAACIVSKKRIQSSPPPKKDAAFKDDPFEESGCPKISIEEVYSATNNLSQSNFIGEGTAGKVYKGILSNNQHVAIKHIINDGNVETFAREVTSLSHIRHPNLVTLLGYCVNEDECFLVYELCPNGNLSEWLFGKDRNLPWIQRLEIAIDSARGLSFLHTYPEGCIVHRDIKPTNILLGKNFEAKLSDFGLSKIIELGETYVSSEVRGTFGYVDPDYRSNNHVNSSGDVYSFGIVLLQILSGKKVVNMNLNTPMPLSKMAKGLNRSGGINDFADPKLQGEYSAEAFDLTLQLALSCTALKQRRPSMEQIVATLQEAHDMSTEAKASTPEVSTDTSIQY; this is encoded by the exons ATGGATGAGAGCAAGCTTTTAAACCAAAATGTTATCGTCTTCATCCTCATCACCACCATCTGCTATGCAGCTTTTCAGCCTTCTGCGTCTGATTGCAGCCTTCATTTTGACTTTCCTTCTCCAAATTCAACTTGTGAAGAGGGAGACTGGGGAGGGTTTCTGCGCAAGAACTGCTGCGCTTCAGCGTTCAACGACTACCTCTATGCGCTGGGGCAGAGGGCAAATCAAACCGGAAAAATATATCTCAACTCTGCCGAGCAGGGGAGTTGCTTGGCTTCGATGAAGGATTTGCAGAAGAATGTTTTTGGCTGTGGGATTGAGAAGCTAACAAGTGGTGCCGGGGGCTGTTCTGACTTCTCAGTTGCTGATGTTACTAATAGGTTGGGTGACAAGTTGAAAAGTCTTGAGGGGAACTGTAAGTTTCAGAGTTCTGATGATGGAAAAAATGAGCAGTTGTGTGGTTCCTGTGTGAAGAGTTGGGAAGACATAGGAGCATTGCCTTCCACATACTCCGATCCACAATCTATTGAGGTCGAGACCAATGTTTGCAGGTTTGCAGTCCTGGTGTCATATACAAGCATTAAACTTGAAAATAAAGCGCATCTCCTTGCAGTTTATACCTGCCTTGGATCACAAAAGTTCTTCACCA ATAATAATCAACTACCACCAAAGGGAAATAGGAAAATAAGTACAG GTTTATGGATTGTGATTGGAGGCGGCATCGTAGGTGTCTTCGTTTTAGTAGTACTAGCTGCATGCATTGTATCAAAGAAACGTATCCAATCAAGTCCACCACCAAAAAAAGACG CAGCATTTAAGGATGATCCTTTCGAAGAGTCAGGCTGTCCAAAAATTTCTATCGAGGAAGTGTATTCTGCTACAAACAATCTAAGCCAATCAAATTTCATTGGTGAAGGAACTGCTG GGAAGGTGTATAAAGGAATACTGTCAAATAATCAGCATGTAGCAATTAAGCACATCATCAATGATGGAAATGTGGAGACATTTGCCAGAGAAGTTACAAGCTTATCACACATTAGACATCCCAACCTCGTTACTTTGCTTGGTTATTGCGTAAACGAAGATGAGTGTTTCCTTGTCTACGAGCTTTGTCCCAATGGAAACCTCTCAGAATGGCTTTTTG GGAAAGATAGGAACCTGCCCTGGATCCAGAGGCTTGAGATTGCGATTGATAGTGCTCGAGGTCTATCATTTCTCCACACATATCCAGAAGGCTGCATTGTCCATCGCGATATCAAG CCAACAAACATTCTCCTTGGGAAGAATTTTGAAGCCAAGCTATCAGACTTTGGACTCTCTAAGATCATTGAACTGGGTGAAACCTATGTGAGTTCCGAAGTGAGAGGAACTTTCGGTTACGTTGATCCTGACTATCGGAGCAACAACCATGTAAATTCATCAGGAGATGTCTACAGCTTTGGAATTGTACTTCTACAAATCCTATCGGGGAAGAAGGTTGTCAACATGAATCTGAACACACCAATGCCATTAAGTAAAATG GCTAAAGGCCTCAACAGAAGTGGCGGCATCAATGATTTTGCTGATCCTAAACTTCAAGGAGAATACTCAGCGGAAGCTTTTGATCTCACACTTCAGTTGGCTCTGTCATGTACAGCACTCAAACAACGAAGACCTTCCATGGAGCAAATTGTTGCAACATTACAAGAGGCCCATGACATGTCAACAGAGGCAAAGGCCTCCACTCCTGAAGTTTCAACAGATACTAGCATTCAGTATTGA